The following proteins are encoded in a genomic region of Periophthalmus magnuspinnatus isolate fPerMag1 chromosome 21, fPerMag1.2.pri, whole genome shotgun sequence:
- the tsc22d1 gene encoding TSC22 domain family protein 1 isoform X3 yields MRVRGVRVQGHDEMTMKLLFRELEQHLKSSSGASVVAIDNKIEQAMDLVKSHLMYAVREEVEVLKEQIKELIERNSQLEQENTLLKTLASPEQMAQFQAQVQTGSPPPAPTSTVPGPPILTQPASHSSGPSA; encoded by the exons ATGAGAGTACGGGGGGTACGGGTGCAGGGCCATGACGAGATGACCATGAAGCTTCTGTTTCGGGAGCTGGAACAACATCTCAAAAG TTCATCTGGAGCCAGCGTTGTGGCCATAGACAACAAGATTGAACAAGCAATG GACCTGGTGAAGAGCCATCTGATGTACGCTGTCCGTGAGGAGGTTGAGGTGCTGAAGGAGCAGATTAAAGAGCTGATCGAACGAAACTCACAACTGGAGCAGGAGAATACACTGCTCAAGACCCTGGCCAGCCCAGAGCAGATGGCCCAGTTTCAGGCCCAAGTCCAGACTGGCTCCCCTCCACCTGCGCCCACCTCCACTGTCCCGGGACCACCCATTCTCACGCAGCCCGCCTCGCACTCCTCCGGCCCCTCTGCGTAG
- the tsc22d1 gene encoding TSC22 domain family protein 1 isoform X2, whose product MSSMNAPCYSVAMDLGVCQLRNFNSISFLSALLSAEGSHLKLENSSSGASVVAIDNKIEQAMDLVKSHLMYAVREEVEVLKEQIKELIERNSQLEQENTLLKTLASPEQMAQFQAQVQTGSPPPAPTSTVPGPPILTQPASHSSGPSA is encoded by the exons ATGAGCAGCATGAACGCTCCGTGCTATTCCGTGGCGATGGATCTAGGCGTTTGCCAGCTGAGAAATTTCAACTCCATTTCGTTTTTGTCGGCGTTGTTGAGCGCGGAGGGCTCACATCTCAAGCTTGAAAACAG TTCATCTGGAGCCAGCGTTGTGGCCATAGACAACAAGATTGAACAAGCAATG GACCTGGTGAAGAGCCATCTGATGTACGCTGTCCGTGAGGAGGTTGAGGTGCTGAAGGAGCAGATTAAAGAGCTGATCGAACGAAACTCACAACTGGAGCAGGAGAATACACTGCTCAAGACCCTGGCCAGCCCAGAGCAGATGGCCCAGTTTCAGGCCCAAGTCCAGACTGGCTCCCCTCCACCTGCGCCCACCTCCACTGTCCCGGGACCACCCATTCTCACGCAGCCCGCCTCGCACTCCTCCGGCCCCTCTGCGTAG